In the genome of Metabacillus litoralis, the window ATAGTTCTCTTCCTCTTTGAACAAGTTCATGAATTTCATTAAGGCCACCTTCAGCTGTCTGAATAAGGGATATTCCATCCTGTATGTTCCTAGAAGCTTGTTCTAAGCCTCTAATCTGAGCACGCATTTTCTCCGAAATCGATAAACCAGCAGCATCATCTCCTGCTTTATTTATACGTAAACCTGAAGAGAGCTTTTCCATGGATTCTGATAATTTATGATTATTTGCTGATAGCTGCCTATATGTATGTAATGCTGATATATTATGATTTATTTTCATAAGAATTTCTTAGAAAAAGAAAAGAGATATTAACCATGAGGCTAATATCTCTAATCCAATCTTCAATTAACGAAGTAATTGAAGTACACCTTGTGGTTGTTGGTTTGCTTGAGCTAACATCGCTTGAGCAGCTTGAGAAAGAATAGAATTCTTCGTTTGAGTCATCATTTCTTTCGCCATGTCAACGTCACGGATACGAGACTCAGCAGCTGTTAAGTTCTCAGCAGATGTACCTAAGTTGTTAATTGTATGCTCTAAGCGGTTTTGGAATGCACCAAGAGAAGAACGTTGAGTAGATACTTTCTCGATTGCATCGTTGATTACTTTAATAGCGTTAGAAGCATTTTCAGCTGTAGAAACATCTAGAGAAGCTTCTTTAGTTGTGTTGCTTGTTCCGTCAGATACTGTGTTAGTTTTAGTGAAACCAGTATCTCCAGCTTTACCTGTGATTCCAAGAGCTTCAGATCGCATGTCTTTGATTTCGATTGTCATGCTTTGGTTTTTATTTGCGCCTACTTGGAAAGCAGCTTTGAAGTTTTCTTGTAGACCACCGTCTTTAACTTCAATGTTATTGCCTGCTTCACCTTTATATTCATCTGAAGCAGTAATTGTAAGGCTACCTGCTGAAGCCGTTAAAACTACTCCCTCAACTTTAGAACCAACAGTGTCTGCAATTGCTTTTGCTAAAGCATCAGCTTTTGAGCCGTCTGTTACTTGTTCAAGAGCAGTATTAATAGCGACACCAATACCACTTCCAGTATATGCACCTTTAGTTGAATCATAAAATTCTACTTGTTGCCCATTAACTGTAAAGCCTGTTCCTTCTAGTGCTTTAATTTTATCGTTAGTAGTACTTGCTGTACCTGTCTCTAAAGTATTAAAGTTAATTGTTTTACTTGCCTGAGTGTAAGTTGTAGTACCTACAGATGCACTACCGCCTGTCCAAGCACCACTCATACCTTCACTAAATCCAGCTATGTTTCCTGCAGAACCTTTGAATTCACCAGTAGATGAAGCTGTTATAGTAACATTATCCCCAGTGCCTGAAATAGCATAGTTACCTGCTAAAGTTGAGTTCTTTTTAATCATTTCTTCTAAAGCAGTTCTTAAATCACCTGCTTGTTCTCCAGTAGTCGCAGCAGCATTAAATTTAATAGTTGCAGAATTACCTGTGATACTAGAAGTATCTAGAGCAGTTGTATTAGCCGTTGTATTAGCATCTTCTACAAAAGTAACTTTAAGTTCTTGTCCGTTAATTGTAAAAGTTGCTGTTTTTCCATTATCAGTAACTGTTGTAGTAGTACCTACCACAGTAACAGTCTGAGTAGCTTGCGTATTGTTTGTTAAACCAGATGCAAGTGTTCCATCAGTTAACGTATTAGTTTTATTTAAATTAGCCTTACCATCACCCTTTAAAAGGCTTTGAGTATTAAACTCAGTAGTATTACCAATACGGTTAATCTCAGAAGATAATGCATCCATCTCTTTTTGGATTTCCGCACGGTCAACGCCAACGTTAGTATCGTTAGCTGCTTGAGTAGCTAGTTCACGCATACGTTGTAGGATGTCGTGAGTCTCGTTTAATGCACCTTCAGCAGTTTGGATCATAGAGATACCATCTTGTGAGTTACGAGATGCTTGTTCTAAACCACGGATTTGACCACGCATTTTTTCAGAGATTGCTAGACCAGCAGCGTCATCTCCAGCACGGTTAATACGAAGACCTGAAGATAATTTCTCCATAGATTTAGATTGAGCACCAGAAGCACTATTTAACTGGCGATAAGTGTTAAGAGCAGCAATATTATGATTAATTCTCATTTTGAATTTCCTCCTTGAATTTAGGTTCATTCACATCCTTGTGAATGAAAGTTTATTTTGGAAAGATACACATTTTGTCGGCCGCCATTTTGTGTTCTTCCTTACACTATTATTATCGACAGTTATGAAGATAGTTTAATAGTTTTTAAAAGAAATATTTTTTTTTTTATAACCTTTAACAAAAAAAAACCTCTATGATATCTAGAGGTCTAACTTGCTCATTTTTAATTGGTTCAAAATATTTTTATTTACGGAGGCTGCTTCGTTATTTGATTCCTGTATGCTATCGTAGATCTCTTTCCGAAGAATCCCTATATTTTTTGGTGCTTTTATACCTAATTTTATTTGATCACCTTGTATTGATAAAACCGTTAACTCTATGTTATCACCAATCTGTATAGTCTCTCCTGTTTTCCTTGTTAGTACTAGCATACTTCCACCTCCTATTACTTAGTAACTTCTTTAAGAATTTTATGTTTAGTTGTATACGACTCATCAACTAATATAACCTGTTTAGCTTTTTTAGATGTTTGATTAATTACAATAGGAGCTTGGAGATTAGCCGTTGTCTCAACGAATGGATCTTTTAGGGAGAGAATTGCTAATACCAGAATGGATGCTTGGTCATCCGCTATTCCTAGAACCTCCTTATCATGTTCCCCAAGATCAAACTCGTAATCTTTAAAGAAAATAAATGGTTCTGTCACAACAAAGCCGAGTTCGGAAGTTTGCACGGACTGCAGAATAGAAAATGGAGAATCATTATCTATAGGTAATAGGATAAAGTCTTTTTCGTCTAGAAATCCGGGAATGCCTTGTTCAAAATGAACAATCTTCGAGTCCTCTACATCTAAAACACCGTGGTATTTTGTATTAATTTCCATTACTTCACCATCCTTCTCAATAGTATTATGCCTTTATATCAATCATTTCAAAATCTATATTCAGTTCATTTTTTTGTTTTAAGGAAACTTCTACTTTTCCTGGCTCATATTCCATAATTGGTTTATTTACATTTACATGTATTTTCGGTTTATTTGGTGCTACTTCTATATCAACTCTTGCAGGTTCATAACTTATTTTCACACTACCGTGTGATGGAATAAATCCAAGTCCAAATTCTTTCATAGGTTTTTGACTATTTTGTTTAGCTTGTGTTGCAATAGGATTTCCACCATTTTCAATTTTCATTAACTCAATACCTTGCTGAGCACGACGAGCAATTCCTGCAAGGAGATCCTGGTAGCCTTTTTGAGAAAATTCCTCCATCCTTTTAACTACAGATTTCAGATCGACATCGGCTCTTGCTTGTGTTTGATCAATTGTAAGTTTTGATGGAGTGGTCCTTATTGTGAGCTCAGCTTTAGGTTGTTCAATTGATAGATCGGCCTTAGGTTGCTTAATATTATTAACCGCATTTATGGTTTTAAGTCCTATCTGCGCCTTTGTACTCTCAAGTCTAATTTGAGGTATCCTCATAAAAAAAATCACTCCTAGTAAAAAAGCTATCTTAATTAAAGATAGCTTATCGTAAAAAGTCTATTAATGTAGGTTGAATTATCTTAGAGCCGGCTGATAGGGCTGCTCGGTGGATACTTTCTTGGATTGTTAAATCAGTTATTACTCTTTCAATATCAGCATCTTCATTATCAGATAAGATTCTATTCGCTATAACCTCTTGATCACTTAAACGGCTATCCACTAATTCTAGGCGATTATATCTAGCACCGAGTTCTGCTCTTTCAGAAGTAATAGTTTGAATATGCATATCTAACTTCTCTAAGATTTGATCTCCATTTTCTAATATACCAACACCATCAGTCAAATTACTTTCTAATTCTTCTAGTACATTAAATAAA includes:
- a CDS encoding flagellin N-terminal helical domain-containing protein → MRINHNIAALNTYRQLNSASGAQSKSMEKLSSGLRINRAGDDAAGLAISEKMRGQIRGLEQASRNSQDGISMIQTAEGALNETHDILQRMRELATQAANDTNVGVDRAEIQKEMDALSSEINRIGNTTEFNTQSLLKGDGKANLNKTNTLTDGTLASGLTNNTQATQTVTVVGTTTTVTDNGKTATFTINGQELKVTFVEDANTTANTTALDTSSITGNSATIKFNAAATTGEQAGDLRTALEEMIKKNSTLAGNYAISGTGDNVTITASSTGEFKGSAGNIAGFSEGMSGAWTGGSASVGTTTYTQASKTINFNTLETGTASTTNDKIKALEGTGFTVNGQQVEFYDSTKGAYTGSGIGVAINTALEQVTDGSKADALAKAIADTVGSKVEGVVLTASAGSLTITASDEYKGEAGNNIEVKDGGLQENFKAAFQVGANKNQSMTIEIKDMRSEALGITGKAGDTGFTKTNTVSDGTSNTTKEASLDVSTAENASNAIKVINDAIEKVSTQRSSLGAFQNRLEHTINNLGTSAENLTAAESRIRDVDMAKEMMTQTKNSILSQAAQAMLAQANQQPQGVLQLLR
- a CDS encoding DUF6470 family protein, translating into MRIPQIRLESTKAQIGLKTINAVNNIKQPKADLSIEQPKAELTIRTTPSKLTIDQTQARADVDLKSVVKRMEEFSQKGYQDLLAGIARRAQQGIELMKIENGGNPIATQAKQNSQKPMKEFGLGFIPSHGSVKISYEPARVDIEVAPNKPKIHVNVNKPIMEYEPGKVEVSLKQKNELNIDFEMIDIKA
- the fliW gene encoding flagellar assembly protein FliW; this translates as MEINTKYHGVLDVEDSKIVHFEQGIPGFLDEKDFILLPIDNDSPFSILQSVQTSELGFVVTEPFIFFKDYEFDLGEHDKEVLGIADDQASILVLAILSLKDPFVETTANLQAPIVINQTSKKAKQVILVDESYTTKHKILKEVTK
- the csrA gene encoding carbon storage regulator CsrA, which codes for MLVLTRKTGETIQIGDNIELTVLSIQGDQIKLGIKAPKNIGILRKEIYDSIQESNNEAASVNKNILNQLKMSKLDL